Proteins encoded within one genomic window of Camelina sativa cultivar DH55 chromosome 19, Cs, whole genome shotgun sequence:
- the LOC104765298 gene encoding probable leucine-rich repeat receptor-like serine/threonine-protein kinase At3g14840 isoform X1 yields the protein MNVEMSSSGQLLFTSYFFIVFLIFFSGFASSATLPREEVEALKSVAKALEMTNWFLEGDPCGRSDLNAAKGFELNAVNCNCSSDNCHVTKLDLTRNYLNGPIPPEWGASSLVNISLYGNNITGPIPKELANITTLFSLVLECNQISGTLPPELGNLPNIQRLLLSSNYLTGEIPSTFAKLTTLTDVRISDNQFTGTIPDFIQNWKGLRKLVIRASGLVGPIPSAIGPLGTLTDLRITDLSGPESPFPPLSNMTSLKFLILRNCNLTGHLPDYLGERRTVKNLDLSFNKLSGPIPVSYAALSYVDYIYFTSNMLNGEVPSWMVDKGDTIDLAYNNFSKEIKTELCQQNSVNTFSSTSPLVTNNSSNVFCLSKYVCPKTFFGLHINCGGNEITSNGTKYDADTRDTQGFYNSKNGWVTSNTGNFLDDNRPTNLNFQTKWSSSSELDITDSSIDFRLYIQARLSPISLTYMALCLGEGNYTVNLHFAEIIFDANNLGRRFFDIYVQGKLVAKDFNIVDEAGVGNTVVKNFPVTITNGKLEIRLQWAGKGTQAIPVRGVYGPLISAVSVDPDFDPPGTKSGGGSSVGTVVGSVIASTVFLVLLIGGILWWRGCLTPKSQMEKDFKNLDYQISSFSLRQIKVATDNFDPANKIGEGGFGPVHKGTLTDGTVIAVKQLSAKSKQGNREFLNEIAMISALQHPHLVKLYGCCVEGEQLLLVYEYLENNSLAQALFGPQETQIPLNWPTRQKICVGIARGLAYLHEESRLKIVHRDIKATNVLLDKELNPKISDFGLAKLDEEENTHISTRVAGTYGYMAPEYAMRGHLTDKADVYSFGIVALEIVHGKSNTSSRSKAEIFYLLDWVHVLRKQNNLVEVIDPRLGTSYNRQEAMTMIQIGMLCTSPAPADRPSMSTVVSVLEGHSTVNVEKLLEASVNKGNENDVESERAMKKHYAMICEEDITNTTTTDASDLYPVKLDSASWNTRN from the exons ATGAATGTTGAAATGTCGTCCAGTGGACAACTTCTCTTCACTTCTTACTTCTTCATTGTtttccttatcttcttctccggCTTCGCATCCTCTGCAACATTGCCCAGAGAAGAAG TCGAGGCTTTAAAAAGCGTTGCGAAGGCGTTGGAGATGACTAATTGGTTTTTGGAGGGGGATCCTTGCGGAAGGAGTGATCTTAACGCCGCTAAGGGCTTTGAATTAAACGCCGTTAACTGTAACTGCTCCTCCGACAATTGCCACGTCACCAAGCT TGATCTGACTAGAAACTATCTCAACGGTCCCATTCCTCCCGAATGGGGAGCCTCATCACTTGTAAACAT CTCACTATATGGAAACAATATAACTGGTCCAATCCCAAAAGAATTAGCGAACATTACAACTCTGTTTAGTCT TGTCTTGGAATGCAACCAAATCTCAGGGACGTTACCGCCAGAGCTCGGAAATCTACCCAACATTCAAAGACT GCTTCTTAGCTCGAACTACTTGACCGGGGAAATCCCGAGTACATTCGCCAAACTTACTACTTTGACTGATGT TCGTATTAGCGACAACCAGTTCACTGGTACTATACCAGATTTCATCCAGAATTGGAAAGGACTTCGGAAACT GGTTATTCGAGCAAGTGGTTTAGTTGGACCGATTCCTAGTGCCATTGGTCCTCTGGGAACCTTAACAGACTT GAGAATCACTGACTTGAGTGGACCTGAATCTCCATTTCCGCCACTAAGCAACATGACATCGTTGAAGTTTTT GATTCTTAGGAACTGCAACCTTACAGGACACTTACCTGATTATCTTGGAGAGAGGAGAACCGTAAAGAATTT GGATCTTAGCTTTAACAAACTGAGTGGACCAATCCCCGTGTCATATGCCGCTCTTTCATATGTAGATTACAT ATATTTTACAAGTAACATGTTAAACGGGGAAGTACCAAGTTGGATGGTCGACAAAGGAGACACGAT TGATCTTGCTTATAATAACTTTtccaaagaaatcaaaactgaaTTGTGTCAACAAAATTCCGT GAATACGTTTTCAAGCACAAGCCCTTTAGTGACAAATAACTC CTCAAATGTTTTCTGTCTGAGCAAATATGTCTGTCCTAAAA CTTTCTTCGGCCTTCATATAAACTGTGGTGGTAATGAAATAACAAGCAATGGGACTAAGTATGATGCTGACACAAGGGATACACAAGGTTTCTATAATAGTAAAAATGGGTGGGTTACTAGCAACACGGGGAACTTTTTGGATGATAATCGGCCTACCAATTTAAATTTCCAAACCAAATGGTCGAGTTCATCAGAGCTTGATATAACAGATTCTAGCATAGACTTTAGGCTTTATATACAAGCACGTCTCTCGCCCATCTCCCTCACTTACATGGCATTGTGTCTTGGAGAAGGAAACTATACGGTTAATCTTCATTTCGCTGAAATTATTTTCGATGCAAACAATTTGGGAAGAAGATTCTTTGACATATACGTTCAG GGTAAACTTGTGGCGAAAGATTTCAATATTGTTGATGAGGCAGGTGTGGGAAATACTGTGGTCAAGAACTTTCCGGTCACGATTACAAATGGGAAACTGGAAATAAGATTGCAGTGGGCTGGGAAAGGAACTCAAGCTATTCCTGTGAGAGGTGTATATGGTCCTCTCATATCTGCTGTATCGGTTGATCCAG ATTTTGATCCACCTGGCACTAAATCTGGTGGGGGAAGTTCTGTTGGTACTGTGGTTGGTAGTGTAATCGCTTCGACAGTGTTTCTTGTGCTTTTAATCGGAGGTATATTATGGTGGAGAGGCTGCTTAACACCTAAGAGTCAGATGGAAAAAG ATTTCAAGAACTTAGATTACCAGATCAGTTCGTTCTCGTTGAGACAAATCAAAGTTGCCACGGATAACTTTGATCCTGCAAACAAGATCGGAGAAGGTGGTTTCGGTCCTGTACACAAG GGAACATTGACTGATGGAACTGTAATCGCGGTGAAGCAGCTATCGGCGAAATCAAAACAAGGGAATCGAGAGTTCTTGAACGAGATTGCTATGATTTCGGCTCTGCAGCATCCACATTTGGTTAAACTATACGGATGTTGTGTCGAAGGTGAACAGCTTTTGCTAGTTTACGAGTACTTGGAAAACAACAGTCTAGCGCAAGCGCTTTTCG GTCCTCAAGAGACGCAGATACCACTAAACTGGCCAACAAGGCAGAAGATTTGTGTCGGGATAGCGAGAGGATTAGCTTATCTCCATGAGGAATCAAGACTCAAGATCGTACACAGAGATATCAAAGCCACTAATGTCTTGTTGGATAAGGAACTGAACCCAAAGATTTCGGATTTTGGTCTTGCTAAgcttgacgaagaagaaaacacacacatcagCACACGAGTCGCTGGAACATA CGGGTATATGGCTCCAGAATACGCCATGAGAGGCCATTTGACAGATAAAGCCGACGTCTACAGTTTTGGCATTGTTGCTCTGGAAATAGTTCATGGAAAGAGCAACACGAGCTCACGATCCAAAGCCGAGATCTTCTACCTTCTTGACTGG GTGCACGTTCTAAGAAAGCAAAACAATCTGGTGGAAGTAATAGATCCAAGGCTGGGAACAAGTTACAACAGACAAGAAGCAATGACGATGATTCAGATAGGGATGCTCTGCACCAGTCCAGCTCCGGCTGATAGACCTTCGATGTCGACGGTGGTGAGTGTGCTAGAAGGCCATTCAACGGTGAATGTTGAGAAGCTTCTTGAAGCTTCGGTCAACAAAGGAAATGAAAATGACGTAGAGAGCGAGAGAGCGATGAAGAAGCATTACGCCATGATATGTGAGGAGGATATAACGAACACGACAACCACCGACGCCAGCGATCTTTACCCTGTGAAGCTTGATTCTGCTTCCTGGAACACCAGAAATTAG
- the LOC104765298 gene encoding probable leucine-rich repeat receptor-like serine/threonine-protein kinase At3g14840 isoform X4, translating to MNVEMSSSGQLLFTSYFFIVFLIFFSGFASSATLPREEVEALKSVAKALEMTNWFLEGDPCGRSDLNAAKGFELNAVNCNCSSDNCHVTKLCVLFSQSLRGSLPTDLSGLPFLQELDLTRNYLNGPIPPEWGASSLVNISLYGNNITGPIPKELANITTLFSLVLECNQISGTLPPELGNLPNIQRLLLSSNYLTGEIPSTFAKLTTLTDVRISDNQFTGTIPDFIQNWKGLRKLVIRASGLVGPIPSAIGPLGTLTDLRITDLSGPESPFPPLSNMTSLKFLILRNCNLTGHLPDYLGERRTVKNLDLSFNKLSGPIPVSYAALSYVDYIYFTSNMLNGEVPSWMVDKGDTIDLAYNNFSKEIKTELCQQNSVNTFSSTSPLVTNNSSNVFCLSKYVCPKTFFGLHINCGGNEITSNGTKYDADTRDTQGFYNSKNGWVTSNTGNFLDDNRPTNLNFQTKWSSSSELDITDSSIDFRLYIQARLSPISLTYMALCLGEGNYTVNLHFAEIIFDANNLGRRFFDIYVQGKLVAKDFNIVDEAGVGNTVVKNFPVTITNGKLEIRLQWAGKGTQAIPVRGVYGPLISAVSVDPDFDPPGTKSGGGSSVGTVVGSVIASTVFLVLLIGGILWWRGCLTPKSQMEKDFKNLDYQISSFSLRQIKVATDNFDPANKIGEGGFGPVHKGTLTDGTVIAVKQLSAKSKQGNREFLNEIAMISALQHPHLVKLYGCCVEGEQLLLVYEYLENNSLAQALFGPQETQIPLNWPTRQKICVGIARGLAYLHEESRLKIVHRDIKATNVLLDKELNPKISDFGLAKLDEEENTHISTRVAGTYGYMAPEYAMRGHLTDKADVYSFGIVALEIVHGKSNTSSRSKAEIFYLLDWVHVLRKQNNLVEVIDPRLGTSYNRQEAMTMIQIGMLCTSPAPADRPSMSTVVSVLEGHSTVNVEKLLEASVNKGNENDVESERAMKKHYAMICEEDITNTTTTDASDLYPVKLDSASWNTRN from the exons ATGAATGTTGAAATGTCGTCCAGTGGACAACTTCTCTTCACTTCTTACTTCTTCATTGTtttccttatcttcttctccggCTTCGCATCCTCTGCAACATTGCCCAGAGAAGAAG TCGAGGCTTTAAAAAGCGTTGCGAAGGCGTTGGAGATGACTAATTGGTTTTTGGAGGGGGATCCTTGCGGAAGGAGTGATCTTAACGCCGCTAAGGGCTTTGAATTAAACGCCGTTAACTGTAACTGCTCCTCCGACAATTGCCACGTCACCAAGCTGTGCGttcttttt TCACAGAGCCTTCGAGGATCTCTTCCTACTGATCTTTCAGGACTTCCTTTCTTGCAAGAGCT TGATCTGACTAGAAACTATCTCAACGGTCCCATTCCTCCCGAATGGGGAGCCTCATCACTTGTAAACAT CTCACTATATGGAAACAATATAACTGGTCCAATCCCAAAAGAATTAGCGAACATTACAACTCTGTTTAGTCT TGTCTTGGAATGCAACCAAATCTCAGGGACGTTACCGCCAGAGCTCGGAAATCTACCCAACATTCAAAGACT GCTTCTTAGCTCGAACTACTTGACCGGGGAAATCCCGAGTACATTCGCCAAACTTACTACTTTGACTGATGT TCGTATTAGCGACAACCAGTTCACTGGTACTATACCAGATTTCATCCAGAATTGGAAAGGACTTCGGAAACT GGTTATTCGAGCAAGTGGTTTAGTTGGACCGATTCCTAGTGCCATTGGTCCTCTGGGAACCTTAACAGACTT GAGAATCACTGACTTGAGTGGACCTGAATCTCCATTTCCGCCACTAAGCAACATGACATCGTTGAAGTTTTT GATTCTTAGGAACTGCAACCTTACAGGACACTTACCTGATTATCTTGGAGAGAGGAGAACCGTAAAGAATTT GGATCTTAGCTTTAACAAACTGAGTGGACCAATCCCCGTGTCATATGCCGCTCTTTCATATGTAGATTACAT ATATTTTACAAGTAACATGTTAAACGGGGAAGTACCAAGTTGGATGGTCGACAAAGGAGACACGAT TGATCTTGCTTATAATAACTTTtccaaagaaatcaaaactgaaTTGTGTCAACAAAATTCCGT GAATACGTTTTCAAGCACAAGCCCTTTAGTGACAAATAACTC CTCAAATGTTTTCTGTCTGAGCAAATATGTCTGTCCTAAAA CTTTCTTCGGCCTTCATATAAACTGTGGTGGTAATGAAATAACAAGCAATGGGACTAAGTATGATGCTGACACAAGGGATACACAAGGTTTCTATAATAGTAAAAATGGGTGGGTTACTAGCAACACGGGGAACTTTTTGGATGATAATCGGCCTACCAATTTAAATTTCCAAACCAAATGGTCGAGTTCATCAGAGCTTGATATAACAGATTCTAGCATAGACTTTAGGCTTTATATACAAGCACGTCTCTCGCCCATCTCCCTCACTTACATGGCATTGTGTCTTGGAGAAGGAAACTATACGGTTAATCTTCATTTCGCTGAAATTATTTTCGATGCAAACAATTTGGGAAGAAGATTCTTTGACATATACGTTCAG GGTAAACTTGTGGCGAAAGATTTCAATATTGTTGATGAGGCAGGTGTGGGAAATACTGTGGTCAAGAACTTTCCGGTCACGATTACAAATGGGAAACTGGAAATAAGATTGCAGTGGGCTGGGAAAGGAACTCAAGCTATTCCTGTGAGAGGTGTATATGGTCCTCTCATATCTGCTGTATCGGTTGATCCAG ATTTTGATCCACCTGGCACTAAATCTGGTGGGGGAAGTTCTGTTGGTACTGTGGTTGGTAGTGTAATCGCTTCGACAGTGTTTCTTGTGCTTTTAATCGGAGGTATATTATGGTGGAGAGGCTGCTTAACACCTAAGAGTCAGATGGAAAAAG ATTTCAAGAACTTAGATTACCAGATCAGTTCGTTCTCGTTGAGACAAATCAAAGTTGCCACGGATAACTTTGATCCTGCAAACAAGATCGGAGAAGGTGGTTTCGGTCCTGTACACAAG GGAACATTGACTGATGGAACTGTAATCGCGGTGAAGCAGCTATCGGCGAAATCAAAACAAGGGAATCGAGAGTTCTTGAACGAGATTGCTATGATTTCGGCTCTGCAGCATCCACATTTGGTTAAACTATACGGATGTTGTGTCGAAGGTGAACAGCTTTTGCTAGTTTACGAGTACTTGGAAAACAACAGTCTAGCGCAAGCGCTTTTCG GTCCTCAAGAGACGCAGATACCACTAAACTGGCCAACAAGGCAGAAGATTTGTGTCGGGATAGCGAGAGGATTAGCTTATCTCCATGAGGAATCAAGACTCAAGATCGTACACAGAGATATCAAAGCCACTAATGTCTTGTTGGATAAGGAACTGAACCCAAAGATTTCGGATTTTGGTCTTGCTAAgcttgacgaagaagaaaacacacacatcagCACACGAGTCGCTGGAACATA CGGGTATATGGCTCCAGAATACGCCATGAGAGGCCATTTGACAGATAAAGCCGACGTCTACAGTTTTGGCATTGTTGCTCTGGAAATAGTTCATGGAAAGAGCAACACGAGCTCACGATCCAAAGCCGAGATCTTCTACCTTCTTGACTGG GTGCACGTTCTAAGAAAGCAAAACAATCTGGTGGAAGTAATAGATCCAAGGCTGGGAACAAGTTACAACAGACAAGAAGCAATGACGATGATTCAGATAGGGATGCTCTGCACCAGTCCAGCTCCGGCTGATAGACCTTCGATGTCGACGGTGGTGAGTGTGCTAGAAGGCCATTCAACGGTGAATGTTGAGAAGCTTCTTGAAGCTTCGGTCAACAAAGGAAATGAAAATGACGTAGAGAGCGAGAGAGCGATGAAGAAGCATTACGCCATGATATGTGAGGAGGATATAACGAACACGACAACCACCGACGCCAGCGATCTTTACCCTGTGAAGCTTGATTCTGCTTCCTGGAACACCAGAAATTAG
- the LOC104765298 gene encoding probable leucine-rich repeat receptor-like serine/threonine-protein kinase At3g14840 isoform X2 has product MNVEMSSSGQLLFTSYFFIVFLIFFSGFASSATLPREEVEALKSVAKALEMTNWFLEGDPCGRSDLNAAKGFELNAVNCNCSSDNCHVTKLSLYGNNITGPIPKELANITTLFSLVLECNQISGTLPPELGNLPNIQRLLLSSNYLTGEIPSTFAKLTTLTDVRISDNQFTGTIPDFIQNWKGLRKLVIRASGLVGPIPSAIGPLGTLTDLRITDLSGPESPFPPLSNMTSLKFLILRNCNLTGHLPDYLGERRTVKNLDLSFNKLSGPIPVSYAALSYVDYIYFTSNMLNGEVPSWMVDKGDTIDLAYNNFSKEIKTELCQQNSVNTFSSTSPLVTNNSSNVFCLSKYVCPKTFFGLHINCGGNEITSNGTKYDADTRDTQGFYNSKNGWVTSNTGNFLDDNRPTNLNFQTKWSSSSELDITDSSIDFRLYIQARLSPISLTYMALCLGEGNYTVNLHFAEIIFDANNLGRRFFDIYVQGKLVAKDFNIVDEAGVGNTVVKNFPVTITNGKLEIRLQWAGKGTQAIPVRGVYGPLISAVSVDPDFDPPGTKSGGGSSVGTVVGSVIASTVFLVLLIGGILWWRGCLTPKSQMEKDFKNLDYQISSFSLRQIKVATDNFDPANKIGEGGFGPVHKGTLTDGTVIAVKQLSAKSKQGNREFLNEIAMISALQHPHLVKLYGCCVEGEQLLLVYEYLENNSLAQALFGPQETQIPLNWPTRQKICVGIARGLAYLHEESRLKIVHRDIKATNVLLDKELNPKISDFGLAKLDEEENTHISTRVAGTYGYMAPEYAMRGHLTDKADVYSFGIVALEIVHGKSNTSSRSKAEIFYLLDWVHVLRKQNNLVEVIDPRLGTSYNRQEAMTMIQIGMLCTSPAPADRPSMSTVVSVLEGHSTVNVEKLLEASVNKGNENDVESERAMKKHYAMICEEDITNTTTTDASDLYPVKLDSASWNTRN; this is encoded by the exons ATGAATGTTGAAATGTCGTCCAGTGGACAACTTCTCTTCACTTCTTACTTCTTCATTGTtttccttatcttcttctccggCTTCGCATCCTCTGCAACATTGCCCAGAGAAGAAG TCGAGGCTTTAAAAAGCGTTGCGAAGGCGTTGGAGATGACTAATTGGTTTTTGGAGGGGGATCCTTGCGGAAGGAGTGATCTTAACGCCGCTAAGGGCTTTGAATTAAACGCCGTTAACTGTAACTGCTCCTCCGACAATTGCCACGTCACCAAGCT CTCACTATATGGAAACAATATAACTGGTCCAATCCCAAAAGAATTAGCGAACATTACAACTCTGTTTAGTCT TGTCTTGGAATGCAACCAAATCTCAGGGACGTTACCGCCAGAGCTCGGAAATCTACCCAACATTCAAAGACT GCTTCTTAGCTCGAACTACTTGACCGGGGAAATCCCGAGTACATTCGCCAAACTTACTACTTTGACTGATGT TCGTATTAGCGACAACCAGTTCACTGGTACTATACCAGATTTCATCCAGAATTGGAAAGGACTTCGGAAACT GGTTATTCGAGCAAGTGGTTTAGTTGGACCGATTCCTAGTGCCATTGGTCCTCTGGGAACCTTAACAGACTT GAGAATCACTGACTTGAGTGGACCTGAATCTCCATTTCCGCCACTAAGCAACATGACATCGTTGAAGTTTTT GATTCTTAGGAACTGCAACCTTACAGGACACTTACCTGATTATCTTGGAGAGAGGAGAACCGTAAAGAATTT GGATCTTAGCTTTAACAAACTGAGTGGACCAATCCCCGTGTCATATGCCGCTCTTTCATATGTAGATTACAT ATATTTTACAAGTAACATGTTAAACGGGGAAGTACCAAGTTGGATGGTCGACAAAGGAGACACGAT TGATCTTGCTTATAATAACTTTtccaaagaaatcaaaactgaaTTGTGTCAACAAAATTCCGT GAATACGTTTTCAAGCACAAGCCCTTTAGTGACAAATAACTC CTCAAATGTTTTCTGTCTGAGCAAATATGTCTGTCCTAAAA CTTTCTTCGGCCTTCATATAAACTGTGGTGGTAATGAAATAACAAGCAATGGGACTAAGTATGATGCTGACACAAGGGATACACAAGGTTTCTATAATAGTAAAAATGGGTGGGTTACTAGCAACACGGGGAACTTTTTGGATGATAATCGGCCTACCAATTTAAATTTCCAAACCAAATGGTCGAGTTCATCAGAGCTTGATATAACAGATTCTAGCATAGACTTTAGGCTTTATATACAAGCACGTCTCTCGCCCATCTCCCTCACTTACATGGCATTGTGTCTTGGAGAAGGAAACTATACGGTTAATCTTCATTTCGCTGAAATTATTTTCGATGCAAACAATTTGGGAAGAAGATTCTTTGACATATACGTTCAG GGTAAACTTGTGGCGAAAGATTTCAATATTGTTGATGAGGCAGGTGTGGGAAATACTGTGGTCAAGAACTTTCCGGTCACGATTACAAATGGGAAACTGGAAATAAGATTGCAGTGGGCTGGGAAAGGAACTCAAGCTATTCCTGTGAGAGGTGTATATGGTCCTCTCATATCTGCTGTATCGGTTGATCCAG ATTTTGATCCACCTGGCACTAAATCTGGTGGGGGAAGTTCTGTTGGTACTGTGGTTGGTAGTGTAATCGCTTCGACAGTGTTTCTTGTGCTTTTAATCGGAGGTATATTATGGTGGAGAGGCTGCTTAACACCTAAGAGTCAGATGGAAAAAG ATTTCAAGAACTTAGATTACCAGATCAGTTCGTTCTCGTTGAGACAAATCAAAGTTGCCACGGATAACTTTGATCCTGCAAACAAGATCGGAGAAGGTGGTTTCGGTCCTGTACACAAG GGAACATTGACTGATGGAACTGTAATCGCGGTGAAGCAGCTATCGGCGAAATCAAAACAAGGGAATCGAGAGTTCTTGAACGAGATTGCTATGATTTCGGCTCTGCAGCATCCACATTTGGTTAAACTATACGGATGTTGTGTCGAAGGTGAACAGCTTTTGCTAGTTTACGAGTACTTGGAAAACAACAGTCTAGCGCAAGCGCTTTTCG GTCCTCAAGAGACGCAGATACCACTAAACTGGCCAACAAGGCAGAAGATTTGTGTCGGGATAGCGAGAGGATTAGCTTATCTCCATGAGGAATCAAGACTCAAGATCGTACACAGAGATATCAAAGCCACTAATGTCTTGTTGGATAAGGAACTGAACCCAAAGATTTCGGATTTTGGTCTTGCTAAgcttgacgaagaagaaaacacacacatcagCACACGAGTCGCTGGAACATA CGGGTATATGGCTCCAGAATACGCCATGAGAGGCCATTTGACAGATAAAGCCGACGTCTACAGTTTTGGCATTGTTGCTCTGGAAATAGTTCATGGAAAGAGCAACACGAGCTCACGATCCAAAGCCGAGATCTTCTACCTTCTTGACTGG GTGCACGTTCTAAGAAAGCAAAACAATCTGGTGGAAGTAATAGATCCAAGGCTGGGAACAAGTTACAACAGACAAGAAGCAATGACGATGATTCAGATAGGGATGCTCTGCACCAGTCCAGCTCCGGCTGATAGACCTTCGATGTCGACGGTGGTGAGTGTGCTAGAAGGCCATTCAACGGTGAATGTTGAGAAGCTTCTTGAAGCTTCGGTCAACAAAGGAAATGAAAATGACGTAGAGAGCGAGAGAGCGATGAAGAAGCATTACGCCATGATATGTGAGGAGGATATAACGAACACGACAACCACCGACGCCAGCGATCTTTACCCTGTGAAGCTTGATTCTGCTTCCTGGAACACCAGAAATTAG